The DNA window GCGGCGGGTGCGGTGATCATCAACGTGCCGGCGCCGCAGGACTTGCCGTATCCGGCGGCCAAGGAATTCCTCACCCAGTTCAAGGCCGCCTACGGCCACGAGCCGCCCAGCATTTTCACGCTGACCAACGCCGATGGTTTCCGCGCCATTCTCGATACCGCCGAGAAGATCAAGAGCGTGGAGCCGGCCAAGTTGATTCCAGCCTTGCACGAATTGAAGCATTTCGAGGGACTGACCGGGACGTTCTCCTGGAATGCCGTGGGCGAGCGCACCGGCAGCCCGTATGTGGCGTTCGAGATCACCCCGAGCGGCGGGTACAAGATCACCTATCCGCCGGCGGCCGTGACCCAGTAAACATCCACCCGAGCCCCGGCACAGGGGCAGGTCGGGCGTGGCGCGGCTGTGCGCGCGCCACGCCCGACCCCCATCAAAACAAGAAAGAGGGGACGCGCTCATGCTCGGCATCGTGCTGCAGCAGCTGGTCAACGGTCTGACGGTCGGTGGCATCTATGCCCTGATCGCCCTGGGCTACACCATGGTCTACGGTGTGCTCAGGCTGATCAATTTCGCCCATGGCGACCTGTGCATTTTCGGCGCCTACATCGGCCTCGTCGCCCTGGGCTCGGGGGCCGGCAGCGGGCAGAGCCATTTGCTGCTGGTGGGGGCGGCGTTCATCCTGGCGGCCGTGGTCGTTGCCGCTGCCGGACTGGTGCTGGAGTTCACGGCCTACAGGCCGCTGCGCAAGGCCGACCGGCTCTCGGCCGTGGTGTCGGCGCTGGGCGCCTCGCTGTTCATCGAGAATGGCATCATGCTCATCTGGGGGCCGCAGCTCAAGGTGTTCCCGAGCCATTTGCTGCCGGCCATGCATTGGACCTTCGGCGGTGCCCGCATCGACCTGGTGCAGGTGCTGATCATGCTGGGCTCGGCCGTGCTCATGGCCATCCTGTACTGGTTCGTGCACCACACGCGCTACGGCACGGCGATGCGCGCGGCAGCGAGCGACCAGGACGCGGCGCGGCTGATGGGCATCAACGTCAACCGGGTGATTTCCAGCGTGTTCATCATCGGCCCGGCCATCGGCGCGGTGGGCGGCCTGTTCATCGGCCTGTACTACCGGCAGGTGTACTTCACGATGGGCTGGACCTACGGACTCAACGCCTTCATCGCCGCCATCATCGGCGGCATCGGCAACATTCCGGGGGCCATGCTCGGCGGGGTGCTGCTGGGGCTGTTCAACGCCTTTGCCGCGGGTTTCATGTCGAGCTCGTGGCAGGAGGCCATCACCTTCGCCCTGCTGATCGGCATCCTGCTGGTGCGGCCGTCCGGGCTGCTCGGCGAACGCGTGGCGGAGAAGGTATGAAACCAATCCTCGCGCTGTTGCGCAATCCCCGGGTCGGCGCGGCGCTCTGGGTGCTGGGGCTGGCGGTGCCGTTCGGGCTCGACCAGACCTGGGTGTTCATTGCCTCGCTGTTCGCGGTGTATGCCATCGTCGCCCTGAGCCAGGACATCGTGCTGGGGCGGGCGGGCATGTTCGACATGGGGCATGCGGTGTACTTCGGCGTGGGCGCGTACGTCACGGCCGTGCTCAACACGCAGTTCAACTGGCCCATCTTCGCCACCTGGCCGCTGGCGGTGCTGGTGGCGGCCCTCGTCGGCGCGGTGCTGGCGGCGCCCATCGTGAAGCTGCGCGGCGACTACCTGCTGGTGGCGACCATCGGCTTCAACGCCATCTTCATCCTGGCGCTGGACAACAACGTCGGCCATCTCACGGGCGGGGCCGACGGTATTTTCAGCATCGGCGTGCCCAGCCTGTTCGGCTGGCAGCTCACCAGCCAGAACGCGCAGTTCTGGCTCGACTGGCTGGCGTTCGCGGCGGTGCTGCTGCTGATCCGCAACCTCGACCGCTCCCACCTCGGCCGCACGCTGTTCTACATCAAGCACGACCAGCTCGCCGCCACGACCATGGGCATCGATGCGCGCGCCTACCGCGTGCTGGCTTTCGCGCTGGGGGCGGGGCTGGCCGGTTTCGGCGGCACGCTGTTCGCCACGCTGATGGCCGCGGTGAGTCCCGGGGCTTTTGTGTTCACCGAATCGGTGACGCTGTTCGCCATCGTGCTGGTGGGCGGGCAGGGGTCGATCCCGGGGGTGCTGCTGGGCACCGCGCTGATGTTCGTCGTGCCGCAGGCCTTCCGCGGCTTCGCGCAGTACCGCTACTTCGTGTTCGGCATCGCCATGGTGGTGGTGATGGTGCTGCGCCCGCAGGGCATCTGGCCACGCGCCCAGCCGCAGGAGGCGAAGGAATGAGCGGCGCGCTGTTGCGTCTGGACGGCGTGGGCATTCGCTTCGGTGGTTTGCAGGCGGTGGGCGACCTGAGTTTTTCCGTCGAGCAAGGGCAGGTGGTCGGGCTGATCGGGCCGAACGGCGCGGGCAAGACCACGGCGTTCAACCTCATCACCGGGGTCTACAAACCTTCCGAAGGGCGCATCGAACTGGGCGGCCGGGACATCACCGGATGGGCGCCCCACCGCATTGCCCGCGCCGGCATTTTCCGCACCTTCCAGACCATCCGGCTGTTCTACGGCCAGACGGTGCTGGTGAATGTGTTGGCGGGCCTGCACTTGCAAACGCGCCAGCATTGGTGGCAGGGCTTGCTGGGCACGCCGTTTCAGCGCCGCGAAGAGGTGGAGCTGCGCGCCAAGGTGCGCGAGCTGCTGGCGCGGCTCGAACTCGACACGGTGGCCGACGAGGACGTGGCGTCCTTGCCCTACGGCCTGCAGCGCCGGGTGGAACTGGCGCGCGCCTTGATCGCCAAGCCCAGGCTGCTGATCCTCGATGAGCCGGCGGCGGGCCTGAACGACCAGGAATCCGCCGCGCTCAACCGCACCATTCTGGCGGTGCGTGACCAGGGCATCAGCGTGTTGCTGGTGGAGCACGACATGAACGTGGTGATGAACGTGACCGACAGCATCGTCTGCATCAACTTCGGGCGCAAGATCGCCGAAGGCGCGCCGGAGCACATTCGCAACCACCCGGAAGTCATCGAGGCGTATCTCGGCAAGGACGACGACGAAGACGACCTCCCGGCGCCGGTTTCGCCGCCTGCCCATCTGGCCGCGGCCGGGGGTGGGACATGAGTGGTGGTTCCGTGAGCCGTTCCATGAGTCTGCTGGAAGTTGAAAACCTGGACGTGCGCTACGGCCAGATCCAGGCGCTCAAAGGCGTGAGCCTGCGGGTGGAAGAGGGCGAGATCGTCACCCTGCTCGGCGCCAACGGCGCGGGCAAGACCACGTTGATGCGCACCATCAGCGGCCTGCTGCGGCCGCGTGCCGGTCATTTGCGCTTCCGCGGCGAGGACATCGCCCGCGTGGGCGCCGACCGCATCGTGCGCCTGGGCATTTCCCAGGCTCCCGAAGGGCGCCGCGTCTTTCCCACATTGACCGTGGCGGAAAACCTGATGCTCGGCGGCTACACGCGCGCGCCTGCCGAAGCGGCGCAAAGTCTGAAGCAGGTCTTGCTCATGTTCCCGCGGCTGGAGGAGCGCAGCCGGCAGCTCGCCGGCACCTTGT is part of the Thiomonas sp. X19 genome and encodes:
- a CDS encoding ABC transporter ATP-binding protein; protein product: MSGALLRLDGVGIRFGGLQAVGDLSFSVEQGQVVGLIGPNGAGKTTAFNLITGVYKPSEGRIELGGRDITGWAPHRIARAGIFRTFQTIRLFYGQTVLVNVLAGLHLQTRQHWWQGLLGTPFQRREEVELRAKVRELLARLELDTVADEDVASLPYGLQRRVELARALIAKPRLLILDEPAAGLNDQESAALNRTILAVRDQGISVLLVEHDMNVVMNVTDSIVCINFGRKIAEGAPEHIRNHPEVIEAYLGKDDDEDDLPAPVSPPAHLAAAGGGT
- a CDS encoding branched-chain amino acid ABC transporter permease → MLGIVLQQLVNGLTVGGIYALIALGYTMVYGVLRLINFAHGDLCIFGAYIGLVALGSGAGSGQSHLLLVGAAFILAAVVVAAAGLVLEFTAYRPLRKADRLSAVVSALGASLFIENGIMLIWGPQLKVFPSHLLPAMHWTFGGARIDLVQVLIMLGSAVLMAILYWFVHHTRYGTAMRAAASDQDAARLMGINVNRVISSVFIIGPAIGAVGGLFIGLYYRQVYFTMGWTYGLNAFIAAIIGGIGNIPGAMLGGVLLGLFNAFAAGFMSSSWQEAITFALLIGILLVRPSGLLGERVAEKV
- a CDS encoding ABC transporter ATP-binding protein — encoded protein: MLEVENLDVRYGQIQALKGVSLRVEEGEIVTLLGANGAGKTTLMRTISGLLRPRAGHLRFRGEDIARVGADRIVRLGISQAPEGRRVFPTLTVAENLMLGGYTRAPAEAAQSLKQVLLMFPRLEERSRQLAGTLSGGEQQMLAIGRALMAKPRLLLLDEPSLGLAPIIVRDIFRSLRQIRQQGMTLLLVEQNARMALKLADRGYVLETGRIALQASARELLESPEVQATYLGKETSSAPGAGRPS
- a CDS encoding branched-chain amino acid ABC transporter permease, encoding MKPILALLRNPRVGAALWVLGLAVPFGLDQTWVFIASLFAVYAIVALSQDIVLGRAGMFDMGHAVYFGVGAYVTAVLNTQFNWPIFATWPLAVLVAALVGAVLAAPIVKLRGDYLLVATIGFNAIFILALDNNVGHLTGGADGIFSIGVPSLFGWQLTSQNAQFWLDWLAFAAVLLLIRNLDRSHLGRTLFYIKHDQLAATTMGIDARAYRVLAFALGAGLAGFGGTLFATLMAAVSPGAFVFTESVTLFAIVLVGGQGSIPGVLLGTALMFVVPQAFRGFAQYRYFVFGIAMVVVMVLRPQGIWPRAQPQEAKE